One genomic region from Apodemus sylvaticus chromosome 1, mApoSyl1.1, whole genome shotgun sequence encodes:
- the LOC127687879 gene encoding smad nuclear interacting protein 1-like, producing MKAEKRDQERSGPLTVVVKQERLSPEPVVHPWPDAPGSSQSSAEPSQAGQRRSRTRGVSQSPAKKKRKSSWRRSKSPRTKSSRSPRYSTVKVKLESEDHPRRGREDPREHGSARRSERDRHRGHSCPRRRSEERSVSGQGRDRDSQNLQAQEKWRDFHNARRREHRQQNESDSGGAQEVIPRPAGNRSQEVPIKEKPSFELSGALLEDTNTFRGVVIKYNEPPEARIPKKRWRLYPFKNDEALPVMYIHRQSAYLLGRHRLVADIPIDHPSCSKQHAVFQYRLVEYTRADGTLGRRVKPYIIDLCSSNGTFLNYKRIEPQRYYELKESDVLKFGFSSREYVLLHESSDTSELDRKEDEDEEEMVSDSWPLRGSIHS from the coding sequence atgaaggcagagaaaagggaTCAGGAGCGAAGCGGCCCGTTGACCGTGGTGGTGAAGCAGGAGCGTCTGAGCCCGGAACCTGTCGTGCACCCCTGGCCTGATGCTCCAGGCTCGTCCCAGTCCTCCGCTGAGCCTAGCCAAGCGGGTCAACGCAGGAGCCGAACCCGGGGAGTGAGTCAGTCCCCagccaaaaagaaaaggaagtcctCCTGGAGAAGAAGCAAGTCTCCTCGGACTAAGAGTAGTCGGAGTCCCCGCTACTCCACCGTCAAAGTGAAGCTGGAGAGTGAGGATCATCCacggagaggaagagaggatccACGGGAGCACGGGAGTGCTCGGAGGAGTGAGCGAGACCGGCACCGGGGCCATTCCTGCCCAAGGAGGCGCTCTGAGGAGAGGTCTGTCAGTGGGCAGGGTCGGGATAGAGACAGCCAGAACCTGCAGGCTCAGGAAAAATGGAGGGACTTTCATAATGCCAGGCGCAGGGAGCACCGCCAGCAGAATGAAAGTGATAGCGGTGGAGCTCAGGAGGTGATCCCTCGCCCTGCTGGTAACAGAAGCCAAGAGGTACCTATTAAAGAAAAACCAAGCTTTGAACTTTCTGGGGCACTTCTTGAGGACACTAATACCTTCCGGGGTGTGGTTATTAAATACAATGAGCCCCCAGAAGCCCGGATCCCCAAAAAACGGTGGCGCCTCTACCCCTTTAAAAATGATGAGGCACTTCCAGTCATGTACATCCATCGGCAGAGCGCGTACCTTCTGGGTAGACATCGACTCGTCGCGGACATCCCCATCGACCATCCGTCTTGCTCAAAGCAGCACGCAGTCTTCCAGTACCGGCTTGTGGAGTACACCCGTGCTGACGGCACGCTTGGTCGGAGGGTGAAGCCCTACATCATTGATCTCTGCTCAAGCAACGGAACGTTCTTGAACTACAAGCGTATTGAGCCACAGAGATACTATGAACTGAAAGAAAGCGACGTCCTTAAATTTGGGTTCAGTAGCAGAGAGTATGTCTTGCTTCATGAGTCTTCAGACACCTCTGAACTTGACaggaaggaagatgaagatgaagaggaaATGGTATCCGACAGCTGGCCACTGAGAGGCAGCATCCACAGTTAG